A portion of the Edaphobacter lichenicola genome contains these proteins:
- a CDS encoding NAD(P)-dependent oxidoreductase, whose translation MNVVVYGATGNSGSAIVKELLARGHKVTAVARKVTSLKAEQGLTTKVDDLSNVDAIAAIIKDADAVVSAYAPPADDTDAILGVTEREIVAVKKAGAGRLLVVGGAGLLEVAPGVTLIQSGFLPKEYLPIAISHEKALAVLRKSDINWTYLSPAAYFVPGERTGKFRLGTKELVSDAKKESKISFADYAIALVDEIEKPEHERGSFSVGY comes from the coding sequence ATGAACGTTGTGGTGTATGGAGCGACAGGGAATTCGGGCAGCGCGATTGTGAAGGAGCTGCTTGCGCGTGGACATAAGGTGACTGCCGTGGCGCGAAAGGTGACCTCGTTGAAGGCGGAGCAAGGATTGACCACGAAGGTGGACGATCTTTCGAACGTGGATGCGATTGCAGCGATTATTAAAGATGCGGATGCGGTGGTGAGCGCGTACGCTCCTCCGGCGGACGATACGGATGCGATTCTCGGCGTGACGGAGAGAGAGATTGTCGCGGTGAAGAAGGCGGGCGCGGGGCGCTTGCTGGTGGTCGGTGGTGCAGGTCTGTTGGAGGTTGCGCCGGGAGTGACGTTGATCCAGTCAGGTTTTCTTCCGAAGGAGTATCTGCCGATTGCTATATCGCATGAGAAGGCGCTGGCTGTGCTGCGGAAGTCGGATATCAACTGGACTTATCTGAGCCCGGCGGCTTACTTCGTGCCTGGGGAGCGGACGGGTAAGTTTCGGCTGGGGACGAAGGAGCTGGTTTCAGACGCAAAGAAAGAGAGCAAGATCTCGTTCGCTGATTATGCGATTGCTTTGGTGGATGAGATCGAGAAGCCGGAGCATGAGCGGGGTTCGTTTTCGGTTGGATATTGA
- a CDS encoding FMN-dependent NADH-azoreductase, translated as MPTLLVVNSSPFSETSVSRGLTSEYVENWKKANPNGKVITRDLTASNLKTIDAAWVGAVYTPKDARTAEQNEALALSDTLLAELKAADEYVLGVPMHNFGVPSVLKLWIDQIARVGETFSYADGTPKGLLIGKKATFLVASGGAYGADTAMASFNHVEPYLRSVFGFLGVTDTSFLTAGGASALMYGQTDRATFLQPHFEAIRSQFVAA; from the coding sequence ATGCCCACTTTGCTCGTAGTGAATTCCAGCCCCTTTTCTGAGACCTCCGTCTCTCGCGGCCTGACCAGTGAATATGTCGAGAATTGGAAGAAGGCGAACCCTAATGGGAAGGTGATTACCCGCGATCTTACCGCCAGCAACCTGAAGACGATCGATGCTGCGTGGGTTGGTGCGGTGTATACGCCGAAGGATGCGCGTACCGCGGAACAGAATGAGGCGCTTGCGCTCTCTGACACTCTGCTGGCCGAACTGAAGGCAGCCGATGAGTATGTTCTTGGTGTTCCGATGCACAACTTCGGGGTGCCCTCGGTGCTGAAGCTGTGGATCGACCAGATTGCGCGGGTCGGTGAGACCTTTTCTTATGCAGACGGGACCCCGAAGGGTTTGTTGATCGGCAAGAAGGCGACGTTCCTAGTTGCTTCAGGCGGAGCGTACGGCGCGGATACCGCGATGGCTTCGTTCAACCATGTTGAACCATATCTGCGGTCTGTGTTTGGGTTCCTTGGTGTTACAGATACGAGCTTCCTGACGGCTGGTGGCGCTTCGGCGCTGATGTACGGCCAGACGGATCGTGCGACGTTCCTGCAGCCGCACTTTGAGGCGATTCGCTCGCAGTTTGTGGCGGCTTAA